Proteins from one Telopea speciosissima isolate NSW1024214 ecotype Mountain lineage chromosome 1, Tspe_v1, whole genome shotgun sequence genomic window:
- the LOC122647298 gene encoding 21 kDa seed protein-like, translated as MWNRVLLLLGLLILAFVQVIDGFSHHHHHQLDHQSAVHDTDGNELQAGMPYYIVSAIRGGGGGGVSLGRRESSTSQSHTAHTPTVKQSSYDRNMGTPVMFSPASSEHPELELPSSAEEEEGTMIIRESMDMNICFSGMDNRVWQVEERREQSGGWWWSSSKNSSLRYVTVKGKPGHPGESTMRNWFRIERISEGNPVYRIVYCPNVCESCHVVCGRVGITKENGERWLSVSEHREFPFVFVKARQSQDNKKKDE; from the coding sequence ATGTGGAACAGAGTTCTCCTCCTTTTGGGATTGTTGATTTTGGCCTTCGTTCAGGTCATAGATGGTTTctctcatcaccaccaccaccagctcGACCATCAATCCGCAGTGCATGATACCGATGGCAATGAGCTCCAAGCAGGGATGCCGTACTACATTGTCTCTGCTATCAGGGGAGGCGGCGGCGGAGGTGTTTCgctaggaaggagagagagctCCACCAGTCAAAGTCACACGGCTCACACTCCAACAGTGAAACAGAGCTCCTACGACAGGAACATGGGTACCCCAGTGATGTTCTCTCCAGCATCCTCAGAACACCCAGAATTGGAATTGCCGTCTtctgcagaagaagaagagggaacgATGATAATTCGGGAATCGATGGACATGAACATTTGCTTCTCTGGAATGGACAATAGGGTGTGgcaggtggaagagaggagggaGCAATCCGGAGGATGGTGGTGGTCGTCGTCAAAGAATTCGAGTTTGAGGTATGTGACGGTGAAGGGGAAGCCAGGGCACCCAGGGGAGTCGACAATGAGGAACTGGTTCAGAATCGAGAGGATAAGCGAGGGTAACCCTGTATATAGGATCGTCTACTGCCCCAACGTCTGCGAGTCTTGCCATGTGGTGTGCGGGAGGGTTGGGATCACCAAGGAAAACGGCGAGCGATGGCTATCGGTTTCAGAGCACAGAGAGTTTCCTTTTGTCTTCGTCAAAGCTAGGCAGTCCCAGGacaacaagaagaaggatgAATAG
- the LOC122647376 gene encoding 21 kDa seed protein-like, which yields MSYYIVSAIRGGGGGGVSPGRRESSTGQSHTAHIPTVKQSSYDRNMGTPVMFSPASSEHPELELPSPEEEGTMIIRESMDMNICFSGMDNRAWQVEERREQSSGWWSSSSKNSSLRYVTVKGKPGHPGKSTVRNWFRIERISEGSPVYRIVYCPNVCESCHVLCGRVGITKENGERWLSVSEHREFPFVFVRARQSHDNNSKDE from the coding sequence ATGTCGTACTACATTGTCTCTGCTATCAGGGGAGGCGGCGGCGGAGGTGTTTCGCCAGGAAGGAGAGAGAGCTCCACCGGTCAAAGTCACACGGCCCACATCCCAACAGTGAAACAGAGCTCCTACGACAGGAACATGGGTACCCCAGTGATGTTCTCTCCAGCATCCTCAGAACACCCAGAATTGGAATTGCCGTCTCCAGAAGAAGAGGGAACGATGATAATTCGGGAATCGATGGACATGAACATTTGCTTTTCTGGAATGGACAATAGAGCGTGGCAGGTGGAAGAAAGGAGGGAGCAATCCTCAGGGTGGTGGTCGTCTTCGTCGAAGAATTCGAGTTTGAGGTATGTGACGGTGAAGGGGAAGCCAGGGCATCCAGGGAAGTCGACAGTGAGGAACTGGTTCAGAATCGAGAGGATAAGCGAGGGTAGCCCTGTATATAGAATCGTCTACTGCCCCAACGTGTGCGAGTCTTGCCATGTGTTGTGCGGAAGGGTTGGAATCACCAAGGAGAATGGCGAGCGATGGCTATCGGTTTCAGAGCACAGAGAATTCCCTTTTGTCTTCGTCAGAGCTAGGCAGTCCCACGACAACAACAGCAAGGATGAATAG